In Nicotiana sylvestris chloroplast, complete genome, one genomic interval encodes:
- a CDS encoding hypothetical protein (ORF131) codes for MKIMVKIGFNCQLPLSEIGLTTDSEGTGVTSLFHSRVLMRFHAPLRPRKMDKFLFLGTHTRFVTTKRIMVTLPLTTSFMNFIVIEIHVLPRQNLELAILLPSRQRFTSVERMIHSDRHESPTTLPESMLYI; via the coding sequence ATGAAAATAATGGTCAAAATCGGATTCAATTGTCAACTGCCCCTATCGGAAATAGGATTGACTACCGATTCCGAAGGAACTGGAGTTACATCTCTTTTCCATTCAAGAGTTCTTATGCGTTTCCACGCCCCTTTGAGACCCCGAAAAATGGACAAATTCCTTTTCTTAGGAACACATACAAGATTCGTCACTACAAAAAGGATAATGGTAACCCTACCATTAACTACTTCATTTATGAATTTCATAGTAATAGAAATACATGTCCTACCGAGACAGAATTTGGAACTTGCTATCCTCTTGCCTAGCAGGCAAAGATTTACCTCCGTGGAAAGGATGATTCATTCGGATCGACATGAGAGTCCAACTACATTGCCAGAATCCATGTTGTATATTTGA
- a CDS encoding hypothetical protein (ORF70B) — protein sequence MKFINEVVNGRVTIILFVVTNLVCVPKKRNLSIFRGLKGAWKRIRTLEWKRDVTPVPSESVVNPISDRGS from the coding sequence ATGAAATTCATAAATGAAGTAGTTAATGGTAGGGTTACCATTATCCTTTTTGTAGTGACGAATCTTGTATGTGTTCCTAAGAAAAGGAATTTGTCCATTTTTCGGGGTCTCAAAGGGGCGTGGAAACGCATAAGAACTCTTGAATGGAAAAGAGATGTAACTCCAGTTCCTTCGGAATCGGTAGTCAATCCTATTTCCGATAGGGGCAGTTGA